A segment of the Triticum urartu cultivar G1812 chromosome 1, Tu2.1, whole genome shotgun sequence genome:
AGTTTGATGGAATCTGCAAACACGTAGGTACTAACTatagaagtgcatgctctagccaatgcaaccaaaagaCCGATCTTATGTAAGAGACTAGGCAACACATTATACGTCAACACTCCCCCTCACGTGTGGCTCCCTCGGGCCTAAACATGGACCGAAAGTGGACTGCAATTTAATTGCGCCAGCCGAgtcttgaactcaagacctctAGGCAGTACATTATACGTCAACACTAACAATGAAGTAGCACTTAAATATTTTTGTTTTTCTCTGGACCATTCACTGTAGCCACTGGTATGGTGCTGACAACGTCGTTGCACCTAAATGTGGCAATGACTTTTCAGAAATTCTAGAGTAGCATATCCATAGATACAATCCTTTTCTTTCAGAGGGGtattgtttttatttatttatttacagTGACAGTCATTAAGTTTTCTTTAGTGCTTATGCAGAGCAACCTTAAGAATTGCTATTGTGCAAAGACGCACAATGACAACTTCACCTTCCAAGGAAAGATAATCCGAAGATTAAATCTACTTTTTTTAACTCAATTAAATCTACTTTTTGAATAATCCGAAGATTGCTAACCACATCTGCCATGTGATAAAATCTAGATTTAATTCCACTTTTTACCCTTAAGTTTTTGGTTTACAACAGATGAAAATTCTCAGTTTATACCCCCATTTAAGCACACTTACGGTTTGGTTTCTTCTGGTTGCTCTCAGCTCGGCAGATgatgggtcccacctgtcagtagGGAAGAGAGAAATACAAACGGAAAAAAAGAAAGACATGGCTGAGGTTCGAACATGAGACCCCGTGTGTCTCGGTCGCCCGACAATGCCTTGTTAGGCAACGTGGCTAGCAACCGTTGATGTTCAGTTTTGGAAGTATAGCATTTAAAATTTTCGTTTTTCTGGGACCATTCATGATAGCTGCTGGTACGGCGCTGACAACAACGTTGTTGCACCTACATCTGGCAATGACTTTTCAAAAAAATTAAGAGTTGCATATCCATGTATATAATCTTTTCTTTCAGAGAGGTATcgtatttatttatttatttacggTGACAGCCGTTAAGTTTTCTTCAGTGCTTATGCGGAGTAACCTTAGGAATTAATATGGTCtatatattttatttattttacttgAATACGCACTATATTTTAAAATGGACATAGTAGGACGGAAGTGAGGTTTTTTTTAGACTATTCTTTTGTTTTCTGCGAGGGGAGGCCTGATAAGGTGGGCCTAGGCTGACACAGCTTAGGGCCCAGATCCAGTTAAAACATGACATCAACTTATGAATAAAGCCTAGTTTGTTGCTCAAAAAAAAAAAAGCAGTGCCGAGTCCCTAAAAAAATCAGCGAGTCCGTAAGCGCTTTACGAAGGCGGAGTTCGTCcctctctcttctcttttccgTGACCTCTCCATGGCCGCCAAGAGGAAGCCCGGCAGGTCGAATGCGAAGGAAGACGACGCGTAGGGCCTCTTCTCCTTGCCCTCCTTCGCCGACATCGGCCTCCGCGCGCCCGCCTCCACCCCACTCTCCCTCTCTGATGATTTGGTAGCCCCCTGGGGGAACTAGGAGCTCGCCCCATAATCTCATCCACGTAAGTTTTGAGAAAAAAATCTATACAGATGAATTTGAGAGATAGGCAGTGCAATAATAATCTACTCAAAATCCAGGAGCTCACCCCCTAATGTCGTCCacgtttttttttttttgagaaacaaTCTGTACATATGATTTCTAAATTTCCAATCTGAATGTCCAAAATCGCGTTCGTAGTTTAAGAAGTAGTACAGGTTTTACAGAAGACATGTCCAAAACGTCACCCACCAAGTTGTGATATGTGAACATTGGCGCATCCTGTTGGATTCCTGCATAGGAACCTTGTTTGGATTAAGTACAATCGCCGTCTTCAAATCAGAAATTACAATCCTCTGTTCTCCCACATCGCCAGTTTTGAGAGATATTCAGCGCAATGATCTACTTTACAGCAAATCAGTCTCAAGGTATGGTGTTTCCACTTATACTCATGTCTTGAAGGCCCAATGCAGTTTATTCATCCGAAATAAAAAAAAGAACGATACAAGCAAAGTGTTTCAGTCGCCTTTTTGTTCACTATACAAAACAATGACCAGGTACACATAATTAATATTCGTTTGAAACAACACCAGATTCACTTGAAAAACTGTTTGAATCTTACTGACCATCGTATGTTTCATCAGGTTTCCATTTAGATATTGCATAAATTACTCTCCCTTTCCATCCTTGCAGTAGCCAACCGCAATCTTCAACAGCAAAGAATTCCTCATGATAAAGTGAGTTCTTCTTTTGTACTATTTTCTTTAAAATGGCTGGATCAACAGGAAGCTGCTGGAACCCAGCCTTGAGGAACCTTGCTTGCCACTGCCTGTAACTTTCCCGCCTCTTGGTCCATTCTGCATCCTCACATGCTATGCTCTTAAGTGCATCCCGCCCAAATAGGACCCTCTCAATTGTCTTTCTTGCTTCATTATCCCGTGGAATATTTGCATCAAGCATGTCAAACATTGAAGAGTAATGGAACATAACCTCTTTGAAACGTTGTATGAAGAAGGGAGAACTGCGTAACCCATTCACGGTGCCAGAAATAAAAATCTTTGGGTTCATCCTCATAGTTTTGATTACCTCGTCCCTTGTGCTATTTATGGCTATGGTTTCATGACCAAGATTCTTCATCCGGAACATGCAGTTGATGATGAGGACTTCACCCTCCTCAATGTTAAGATCCTCAATTTTAATGGTCTCCCATCTTGAAGCTGCAATGCCCTGATACTGAAAAGGTACCTTGAACATGTTTGCATAATCAGCCAACCGCTTCCCTGTCTCCTCAATCATTTCGCAGGGGTGTAAACCTGGCTGGGGAATGTCTATACCTGTGATCCGAAGCTTAGGGGCTCCCTCTTCTTGCTGTGAAAACCTCTGAATCATTAATGGCCATTGAAGGCCGAAGCCGATACCGAAATCAACGATGTGCACCCTTGGTTGCCCTTGTGAAACACCAAGAATTGCTTGGCTGGCAAAGTGGTATGACGCCCTGTCGAAAGGGCAGGATGCATGAAAATGGCTGCAAGCGTCTAACCAATCTGTGGTACTTGTTCGCCTCTCCATGAGGTTGCGATAAACCTGACTCCCAATCCCAGCCAAGCGTGCCTCGAGGCCATCCGCCAAGTAAAATGCCAGTCTCTGAGTACAACCACCATCTGCTGAGGAGTGCTGTCTTATCTTCTTTAGGAGTTCACTGGCCACCAGGTGGTCGTGTTCTGCCACAGCTTGTGCGCAATTGACGAGGAGAGTCCTGAGATCAACCAACTCTCTCCTCGGTTGCTTCCTCTGCCATAGCTTCAGACGCCCTTTGCTCCGGCCTTTCAGTGAGTTATTGGTTCCTTCCCCCGCCATCTTTTCTCGCAGTCTTGTTCTTCGGTCGAAACTCTTCCGACCATAGCATAGCAGAACTTGGTCGAAATTTTCGTTTCGAATTATAGCACAAGTTGTGATGGCATGATGTTTGTTGCTCCTTCCTTGAAAGATATCCCAGCCCCTTTGGTCTGCCACCTCAAAGATTGCATTTTCGCTCCTCTCTACTACTTTTACCTTCGTAGTCAGTTGGGAAATATAAAGTACGCCATTCTTTAAATATATCACCAGCTTATCAATACTTGGAGCAAACATCTTTTCCTCCTCGACATCTCTCTGACAATGCAAGGCAGGGAAAAAACCAGATCTAGAAGTCGGTCCAACACTTACCAATGGATGGTCTGGTAGAAAAAGACTCCTGTTGCAGGTATATGGACTCAATGGGGTTGCTAAGGGCTGTAACACATTGTAACTGGAATAGTCATTACTGAAGCCAGTGGTCCCACTCTTATCAGAGTTTTCTGGTTTGTTGTTGCCATGCAATGGCGACCAGTTAGTAGCCGGCACGTATACCTCCCCAAGAATGTCACGAAATGGCTTCTCAGCAGCCTGGAGAGCAGCCTCCCCTTGGCATATGTCGACCCTCTCGTCGACGTCTTCCATGATCATCTGGCTTATGTAGTGAAGAGCATCGTTTGATCTGATCTGGCGGTGCTCCGGGCTACCCCCTGCAGCAATCTGAACTTGGTTTTGTCCAAGGCTGCTGTTGACGCTGCAGAACCCAGGGCTAGTGACTCCACCAAGCAGATATGTGCTTGGTTGGTTGGCTGGGTTAAGAACTGTGGAGTGTGGACCACTCGGGTCGTAGTTGTACACGGTGAGTTGCTGCTGGGAAGAGGAATCACTATCGTTTGGTTGGTCGGTTGCTGCGATACCGTCCAGATTGTCACGGAGAGGTTCAATCGCCATTCTGGAAAGTCTGTTTTCCACCTCAATATGAGATATATGATTCTTCTTTGGCCCGCAGCAAATGCATCAGCTTGTTTCCTGGAAGATGGAAGCTAAATTAGTAAATTATATGAGACAACAGTCCACCTTGCTTATGTGCTACAATCTAGAATGTCCGTAAGACGGAATCCTGCTTCCCTCGCCCTCTGCTTCTTGCTGTTTACTAGATATTCAGCTTATGATTGTTTTGCCATGCCATCAGTGGCGGAGCTTGACAAGGTTAGCAAAAGCAGGGAAGCACAAACCTTGGTTATTGAACAGCAGCACCAGATCCAATGCTTTGAGAGGAGTAGTGAGGATGTGGGCTATGAAAGAAGACTAGTGTGACTGTGGTGTAGATTTATACTGTATTTTTGTTGTTCCTCTACCTTTGTTGCTTCGTTCCCAACGTCAGGCATGGTTATTGTGACAGAGAATGAGTCCAGAATACAGCAGTTATCCTGTCGATTAGTTCTAGGCCTGGCCGCCACCAGACCTATAAAAAAGGGTTTATTAGGAGCGCTTGCATGGGTTTCAACATTATTAAGGTTCCCTAATTGAATTGTTGAAAAATCCGAGGTAATCCAAAGAAGGGATTgactattcgtcaccctgggtgagaaATAGTTATTCTCCACCCCCTCTATTTTAACAttaatgcaccgtaattttatattctgtaaattttgtcttatttcataTGTAAAAAGAGAatgtaagaaaatatataattgttgtaaaaaatattttatgttaagtaaaattacaaacgtaaaaacatagtgtaaaatatacataaaatgcaatttttctagtcttatgacctatatttttgttttcatatgtcaaattttacgtagtgaatcaatatgaaTATAAATATTTGTATTCCAAATGTAATTTATTTTTGAaagatcgtaagattacctcagGTGAAGAATAATTTATTCTGCACTCTGGGTGATGAAAATGCTCAatggagctcggcctccatggaggccaaATTTGAAATGATCAAAATTCAAATTTGCAtgtttcagtttttttaaaataCAGATATACTTAAAGACATAATGCACAAGTATGTAAATTTTCAGAATGAAATAGGTGAAAATGAGTGATACTAAAAAACAAATCTGAGGCTTTTTAGTAGATGCACTATTCATCCTCAAAGTCCATGAAtttatttctttttcttggcACAGATCGTAGTTCAAGGTATTTCATCCTAAAATTTTACACACATACACATCATTCACATCCTTGTTTATGCCTTTGGTCATCACGGTAATATATATTTTGTCGCAATGCACTGACATTCGACTATGATATTAAGTAATCCTTCACCGATTCGTCGGTGAAATTGCTAAGTGTTGCTTGTAGCAACGCATGAGCATTGTCCTAATAATTTGTAAAAGATGTGTAGAATATTAATTTAGTCCTTCGGATTTGAACTATGTGAGAAATTTCTACATCAGCAAAAATTCTTAACATAAAAAGTTGTGTATGTCACAATTAAATGTAGGAGTATATGATAAAGGGTTCTCATGCCTTTGGTCGAACAGATGCTAGTGGATCAAGCTAGTAAATTTAACGGTTATAACAATATTGATGACAAGGAAGCACACCGAGAAGATCACTCTcagttttttttttgaggaataaGATCACTCTCAGGTATATAGGGTGATGAGCTGGCATGATCAGGTGGGCCTAACCTGACACAGCCCAGGGCCCAGGCCCAGTTAAAGCACGACCCAGCAGTTCGGCAGGTGCGTAAATGCTCTGGGAAGGCGGAAAGCGCCCCCTCTCTCCTCTTGGATTCTCCCTCCTCTCCATGGCCGCCAAGAGGAAGCTCCGCaggtcaccgccgccgccggcgaaTGCGAAGGCATAGGCGAAGGAAGAAGACACGGTGGGGCTCTTCTCTGCGCGCTCCTTCGCCCGCCTCCAAGGTCGTCCCCCCTCGGCTCCCTGTCTATGTTTCCTTAGTGATTTGGTAGTCCCCTCCAAAGGCGTAGGCCAAGGAAGAGTACATATGATTCTCCCCAACgtattttttgaaaaaaatctGTAAATATGGTTTTCTGATTTTCATTCTTAGTTTAAGAAGTACTAGTAGAAGTTTGACACAAGACATGTTCAAAACGTCACCCACCTACCTAGTTGTGATATGGAGAGAGTAATGAGTATGTGAACATTGGTGCATTCTATATATTGGATTCCAGTTTAGATTAAGTCCAATTGCCGTCTTCAAATCAGAACCTAGAAATGACAGTCCTTGTCACCAGTTTTGAGCGGTAGGCAGTGCAATAATCTGCACTTTGCAGCAAATCCAGTGTTTCCACTAATCTCATGTCTGGTGGATCCAATACagtttgttcaccaggaattaaAAAGAACGACAGAAGCAAAGTATTTTACAGTCACCTTTTTGTTCACTATACAAAACAATGACCAGCAGACCCAGCTAGGGGCTGAAGAACTAATTCGGAAGCACTCACCCACGACAGTGGAACATGGCGAATTCGGGGCTTGATTGCGAGGAACTTGGGCGAAGCTCAGATAACACCTTCAGGACCAATCAGGAACACTGGCGGCTAGGGTTTACCCCAATACAAGCAGAATAGTCTGGAAGTCTCTCGAACCTTGGGTTTATAGCCTTACAAACGGGGTAAGAACGAAAGATAAGGTAAAACAGAGTGGTTAGCCACTGTAGCCTTTGCCGGAAAGTTGAAGATGTCTTCAACAGCATAAAGTACTTATCATCATATATAATCTCTGGAAAGGTAAAACTGTTTGAATCTTACTTATCATCATATGTTTCATTAGGTTTCCATTTAGATATAGCATAAAGTACCCTCCCTTTCCATCCTTGTAGCAGCCAACCGCGATCTTCGACAACAAAGAATTCCTCATGAGAAAGTTTGTTCTTCATTTGTACTATGTTCTTTAAGATGGCTGGATCGACAGGAAGCGGCTGGAACCCAGCCTTGAGGCACCTTGCCTGCCACTGCCTGTAACTTTCTGGCCTCTCAGTTCTTTCTGCACCTTCACATGCTATGATGTTAAGTGCATCCTGCCCAAATAGGATCTTCTCAATCATCTTTCTTGCTTTGTTATCCCATGGAGGAAAATTTGCATCTAGCATGTCAAACAGTGAAGAGTAATGGAACATAACCTCTTTGAAGCGTTGTATGAAGAAGGGTGAACAGCTTAACCCATTCACGGTGCCCAAAATAAAAATCTTTGGCTTCATCCTCCTCATAGTTTTGAGCACCTTATCCCTACTATTTACGGCTTCGGTTTCATGACCGAGATTCTTCATCCGGAACATGCAGTTGATTATCAGAACCTCATCCTCATCAATGTTAAGATCCTCAATTTTGATGGTCTCCCATCTTGAAGCTGCAATGCCCTGATACTGAAAAGGTACCTTGAACATGTTTGCATAATCAGCCAACCGCTTCCCTGTCTCCTCAATCATTTCGCAGGGGTGTAAACCTGGCTGGGGAATGTCTATACCTGTGATCCGAAGCTTAGGGGCTCCCTCTTCTTGCTGTGAAAACCTCTGAATCATTAATGGCCACTGAAGGCCGAAGCCGATACCGAAATCAACGATGTGCACCCTTGGTTGCCCTTGTGAAACACCAAGAATTGCTTGGCTGGCAAAGTAGTGTGACGTCCTGTCGAAAGGGCAGGATGCATGAAAATGGCTGCAAGCGTCTAACCAATCTGTGGTACTTGTTCGCCTCTCCATGAGGTTGCGATAAACCTGACTCCCAATCCCAGCCAAGCGTGCCTCGAGGCCATCCGCCAAGTAAAATGCCAGTCTCTGAGTACAACCACCATCTGCTGAGGAGTGCTGTCTTATCTTCTTTAGGAGTTCACTGGCCACCAGGTGGTCGTGTTCTGCCACAGCTTGTGCGCAATTGACGAGGAGAGTCCTGAGATCAACCAACTCTCTCCTCGGTTGCTTCCTCTGCCATAACTTCTGATGTCCTTT
Coding sequences within it:
- the LOC125543513 gene encoding scarecrow-like protein 9, producing the protein MAIEPLRDNLDGIAATDQPNDSDSSSQQQLTVYNYDPSGPHSTVLNPANQPSTYLLGGVTSPGFCSVNSSLGQNQVQIAAGGSPEHRQIRSNDALHYISQMIMEDVDERVDICQGEAALQAAEKPFRDILGEVYVPATNWSPLHGNNKPENSDKSGTTGFSNDYSSYNVLQPLATPLSPYTCNRSLFLPDHPLVSVGPTSRSGFFPALHCQRDVEEEKMFAPSIDKLVIYLKNGVLYISQLTTKVKVVERSENAIFEVADQRGWDIFQGRSNKHHAITTCAIIRNENFDQVLLCYGRKSFDRRTRLREKMAGEGTNNSLKGRSKGRLKLWQRKQPRRELVDLRTLLVNCAQAVAEHDHLVASELLKKIRQHSSADGGCTQRLAFYLADGLEARLAGIGSQVYRNLMERRTSTTDWLDACSHFHASCPFDRASYHFASQAILGVSQGQPRVHIVDFGIGFGLQWPLMIQRFSQQEEGAPKLRITGIDIPQPGLHPCEMIEETGKRLADYANMFKVPFQYQGIAASRWETIKIEDLNIEEGEVLIINCMFRMKNLGHETIAINSTRDEVIKTMRMNPKIFISGTVNGLRSSPFFIQRFKEVMFHYSSMFDMLDANIPRDNEARKTIERVLFGRDALKSIACEDAEWTKRRESYRQWQARFLKAGFQQLPVDPAILKKIVQKKNSLYHEEFFAVEDCGWLLQGWKGRVIYAISKWKPDETYDGQ
- the LOC125543506 gene encoding scarecrow-like protein 30 → MEIEPLLDDLGSASSSQQQLTVDSYGLSSPLFLAQPTTTGASTYLHAAATSPGLCNFNSSLGQNQFQIAAGGSSPEHRQIRSNDALHYISQMLMEDVDETPVGVCQEEAALQAAEKPFRDILGPVCPPATNWPPLHSNNETGDFHNSWTSRYKRLWSASFSNDNYSYSMLQPLTNPLSPYTGSVQKRPFISVGLTSRSGFPALHRQRGVKEATMAAPSIDKLVIYLENGILSITKLTTNAKVGERSENAIFEVADPSDPSENWDILEGRSNKHLAFTTCAIIRNENFDRILLCYGRKSFEQITRSRRGMAEEGNKSSMKGRSKGHQKLWQRKQPRRELVDLRTLLVNCAQAVAEHDHLVASELLKKIRQHSSADGGCTQRLAFYLADGLEARLAGIGSQVYRNLMERRTSTTDWLDACSHFHASCPFDRTSHYFASQAILGVSQGQPRVHIVDFGIGFGLQWPLMIQRFSQQEEGAPKLRITGIDIPQPGLHPCEMIEETGKRLADYANMFKVPFQYQGIAASRWETIKIEDLNIDEDEVLIINCMFRMKNLGHETEAVNSRDKVLKTMRRMKPKIFILGTVNGLSCSPFFIQRFKEVMFHYSSLFDMLDANFPPWDNKARKMIEKILFGQDALNIIACEGAERTERPESYRQWQARCLKAGFQPLPVDPAILKNIVQMKNKLSHEEFFVVEDRGWLLQGWKGRVLYAISKWKPNETYDDK